One window of the Numida meleagris isolate 19003 breed g44 Domestic line unplaced genomic scaffold, NumMel1.0 unplaced_Scaffold193, whole genome shotgun sequence genome contains the following:
- the VIP gene encoding VIP peptides isoform X1 yields the protein MEHRGASPLLLALALLSALCWRARALPPRGAAFPAVPRLGNRMPFEAASEPDRAHGSLKSESDILQNTLPENEKFYFDLSRIIDRNARHADGIFTSVYSHLLAKLAVKRYLHSLIRKRVSSQDSPVKRHSDAVFTDNYSRFRKQMAVKKYLNSVLTGKRSQEELNPAKLRDEAEILEPSFSENYDDVSVDELLSHLPLDL from the exons ATGGAGCACCGCGGCGCCTCCCCGCTCCTCCTCGCCCTCGCCCTCCTCAGCGCCCTCTGCTGGCGGGCGCGGGCGCTGCCCCCGAGGGGTGCCGCCTTCCCCGCAGTGCCGCG ACTGGGAAACAGAATGCCCTTTGAAGCAGCCAGCGAACCTGACCGTGCCCATGGGTCCTTAAAGTCTGAATCAGACATTTTGCAGAACACACTacctgaaaatgagaaattctaTTTTGATTTGTCCAGAATTATTGATAG aaatgcaaggcATGCTGATGGAATTTTCACCAGTGTCTACAGCCATCTTTTGGCTAAACTTGCTGTGAAGAGATATCTGCATTCGCTTATTAGAAAACGAGTTAG CTCCCAGGACAGTCCTGTCAAACGCCACTCTGACGCTGTCTTCACTGACAACTACAGCCGCTTTCGAAAGCAAATGGCTGTGAAGAAATACTTAAACTCAGTTTTAACTGGAAAACGAAG CCAGGAAGAGTTAAATCCAGCTAAACTCCGAGATGAAGCAGAAATTCTTGAAccttccttttcagaaaactaTGATGATGTTTCTGTAGATGAACTGCTGAGCCACCTCCCATTG gACCTCTGA
- the VIP gene encoding VIP peptides isoform X2, whose protein sequence is MEHRGASPLLLALALLSALCWRARALPPRGAAFPAVPRLGNRMPFEAASEPDRAHGSLKSESDILQNTLPENEKFYFDLSRIIDSSQDSPVKRHSDAVFTDNYSRFRKQMAVKKYLNSVLTGKRSQEELNPAKLRDEAEILEPSFSENYDDVSVDELLSHLPLDL, encoded by the exons ATGGAGCACCGCGGCGCCTCCCCGCTCCTCCTCGCCCTCGCCCTCCTCAGCGCCCTCTGCTGGCGGGCGCGGGCGCTGCCCCCGAGGGGTGCCGCCTTCCCCGCAGTGCCGCG ACTGGGAAACAGAATGCCCTTTGAAGCAGCCAGCGAACCTGACCGTGCCCATGGGTCCTTAAAGTCTGAATCAGACATTTTGCAGAACACACTacctgaaaatgagaaattctaTTTTGATTTGTCCAGAATTATTGATAG CTCCCAGGACAGTCCTGTCAAACGCCACTCTGACGCTGTCTTCACTGACAACTACAGCCGCTTTCGAAAGCAAATGGCTGTGAAGAAATACTTAAACTCAGTTTTAACTGGAAAACGAAG CCAGGAAGAGTTAAATCCAGCTAAACTCCGAGATGAAGCAGAAATTCTTGAAccttccttttcagaaaactaTGATGATGTTTCTGTAGATGAACTGCTGAGCCACCTCCCATTG gACCTCTGA